The Thiothrix subterranea genome has a segment encoding these proteins:
- a CDS encoding heme/hemin ABC transporter substrate-binding protein: MRILLNLSVFALLVFVIARVAMAETQPAATQRIVSVGGALTEIVYALNADKQLVGVDTTSQYPATATKLPQVGYQRQLSAEGVLSLQPNVIVLTEEAGPPAVLEQIKSAGIKIVTLPAEHSADGVVKKIQGVADTIGKTAEGEAMVLEFKRKLAATQQALPQTNKPNIVFLLNVGNGSPMAAGRNTAANAMIGLAGGNNAFGDTHDGYKPVSSEAMIAANPDIIMLTKDTLETLGGIDKAIAIPGVSLTTAGKTKHIVTMDSLYMLGFGPRLPEAVQELAQLLHKGQ; the protein is encoded by the coding sequence ATGCGCATATTATTAAATCTCTCAGTTTTCGCCCTGCTCGTCTTCGTCATTGCCCGTGTAGCAATGGCTGAAACCCAGCCAGCCGCCACGCAACGTATTGTCTCCGTCGGCGGCGCACTCACCGAAATCGTCTACGCCCTCAACGCTGACAAGCAACTGGTTGGCGTAGACACCACCAGCCAATACCCCGCAACTGCCACCAAACTGCCGCAAGTCGGCTACCAACGCCAACTCTCCGCCGAAGGCGTGTTGTCACTGCAACCCAATGTGATTGTGCTGACCGAAGAAGCCGGGCCACCCGCCGTACTAGAACAAATCAAATCGGCTGGCATCAAGATCGTCACCCTACCGGCTGAACATTCCGCTGACGGCGTGGTAAAGAAAATTCAGGGAGTCGCCGATACCATCGGCAAAACAGCGGAGGGTGAAGCAATGGTGCTGGAATTCAAACGTAAACTGGCAGCCACCCAACAAGCCCTGCCGCAAACCAACAAACCCAACATAGTCTTCCTACTCAATGTCGGCAATGGCTCACCAATGGCAGCGGGACGCAACACCGCCGCTAATGCCATGATTGGTTTAGCAGGTGGCAATAATGCTTTCGGTGACACCCACGACGGTTACAAACCCGTCAGCAGCGAAGCTATGATTGCCGCCAACCCCGACATTATTATGCTCACCAAAGACACATTGGAAACCCTCGGCGGCATCGACAAAGCCATCGCCATTCCCGGCGTTTCCCTCACCACCGCAGGCAAAACCAAACACATTGTCACAATGGATAGCCTTTACATGCTCGGTTTCGGCCCACGCCTGCCCGAAGCGGTGCAAGAACTGGCGCAATTACTCCACAAGGGACAATAA
- a CDS encoding hemin-degrading factor, which translates to MNTRPLKEIWQEFHTANPTVRIRDAAAQLGVSEAELVATGCSETCTQLLLDWHAILSQLHTLGTVMALTRSDAMVHEATGYFAEPHFHGDTALFFRPGLDTRYFLGSWKHAYAVNENGRLSLQFFDAYGTATHKIYMQEHSHLSAYHQLVADFRTPQQRQHIHVERAVPDLPQPLVDQTIDITSLRQSWAKIRDVHEGNRIIKNLGGNRRAIYRALGSDYAQLLPSSTVETLLTALAEQQLPLMLFGMNEATVQSYGGTISKLLQTGPWFNVLDPGFNLHLRTGEIGEVWRLRKPSDDGWVTSLDVFDWHGQEIMVMTDNRGRGNRNPWLGLNYCWAWSRSNDVMHYPMLENHCRRYNHHSLTINATRRNGHALHHLPRRCFISPSRFPVEAAQWQHNGGTQAYPLHCGWIDYAQMAWGNHCSRLTNLTTCCIGVKVVTSCHAKDKAR; encoded by the coding sequence ATGAACACTCGTCCCCTCAAGGAAATTTGGCAAGAATTCCACACCGCCAACCCGACTGTCCGTATCCGTGATGCTGCCGCGCAATTGGGCGTAAGCGAAGCGGAATTAGTGGCAACGGGCTGTAGCGAAACCTGCACCCAACTCTTGCTGGACTGGCACGCCATTCTCAGTCAATTGCACACGCTGGGAACGGTGATGGCACTGACCCGCAGCGATGCAATGGTGCATGAGGCCACCGGATATTTCGCCGAACCGCATTTCCACGGCGATACCGCGCTGTTTTTCCGCCCCGGTCTGGATACACGCTATTTTTTGGGAAGCTGGAAACATGCTTACGCCGTGAATGAAAATGGACGGCTGAGCTTGCAGTTTTTTGATGCCTACGGCACGGCTACACACAAGATTTATATGCAGGAACATAGCCATCTGAGTGCTTATCATCAACTGGTTGCCGATTTCCGCACCCCACAACAACGTCAGCACATCCATGTGGAACGTGCCGTGCCTGATCTGCCCCAACCATTGGTCGATCAGACCATAGACATTACCAGCTTGCGTCAGTCTTGGGCAAAAATCCGCGATGTACACGAAGGCAACCGCATTATCAAAAACCTCGGCGGCAACAGGCGAGCCATTTACCGCGCCCTGGGGTCAGACTACGCACAGTTGCTACCCAGCAGTACGGTGGAAACATTGCTAACCGCATTGGCAGAACAACAACTGCCGCTAATGCTGTTCGGCATGAATGAAGCAACGGTGCAATCCTACGGCGGCACGATCAGTAAATTGCTGCAAACCGGGCCGTGGTTCAACGTGCTTGATCCCGGTTTCAACCTGCATTTGCGCACCGGGGAAATCGGCGAAGTCTGGCGGTTACGCAAACCGTCAGATGATGGCTGGGTAACAAGTCTGGATGTGTTTGACTGGCACGGGCAGGAAATCATGGTGATGACTGATAATCGTGGGCGGGGGAACAGGAATCCGTGGCTTGGACTAAATTATTGCTGGGCATGGAGCCGCAGCAATGATGTGATGCACTATCCAATGCTTGAAAACCATTGTCGCCGCTATAACCATCACTCCCTCACAATTAATGCTACAAGGCGCAACGGTCATGCTCTTCACCACCTCCCCCGACGCTGTTTTATCAGTCCATCACGCTTTCCAGTGGAAGCGGCTCAATGGCAACATAATGGCGGCACACAAGCCTACCCGTTGCACTGCGGGTGGATAGATTATGCGCAAATGGCGTGGGGAAATCATTGCAGCAGGCTAACCAACCTTACAACCTGTTGTATCGGGGTGAAAGTTGTTACATCTTGCCACGCAAAGGACAAAGCACGGTGA
- a CDS encoding heme ABC transporter ATP-binding protein — protein sequence MLQADNIHVQISDKTLLDGVSLDLLPGQVLAIVGPNGAGKSTLLKVLSDELAPTQGQVWLNNKKLHLWPAREQAQVRAILPQSSRLGFPFRVEDVVMMGRSPYRHTHTHRQNQEAAQQAIDMAQVGHLRGRIFTTLSGGEQQRVQLARVLAQLWNANSSAPRYLLLDEPTSALDLSHQHHVLGLAHHLAQTANIGVLAVLHDLNLAALYADQIAIIADGKLQTCGTPAEVLRPCQIKTAFDVNVEVIPHPAQAASPLVIARKPVFNLHPTA from the coding sequence ATGTTACAGGCTGACAATATTCATGTGCAGATTAGCGACAAAACCTTGCTGGATGGCGTGTCGCTGGATCTGCTTCCCGGTCAGGTGCTTGCCATCGTCGGGCCAAATGGCGCAGGCAAAAGCACCTTGTTGAAAGTGCTGAGTGACGAACTTGCCCCCACGCAAGGGCAGGTATGGCTGAACAATAAAAAGCTGCACCTGTGGCCTGCCCGCGAACAGGCACAAGTGCGGGCTATTTTGCCGCAAAGTTCCCGACTGGGTTTTCCGTTTCGGGTGGAAGACGTGGTAATGATGGGGCGTAGCCCCTACCGTCACACCCATACCCACCGCCAGAATCAGGAAGCCGCCCAGCAAGCCATCGACATGGCACAAGTTGGGCATTTGCGCGGACGCATTTTCACCACACTGTCTGGCGGTGAACAGCAGCGCGTGCAACTGGCGAGGGTCTTGGCGCAATTGTGGAACGCAAATTCGTCCGCCCCACGTTACCTGCTACTGGATGAACCCACCTCAGCACTGGATTTGTCCCACCAGCACCATGTGTTGGGCTTGGCGCACCATTTGGCACAAACCGCAAATATCGGCGTGCTCGCGGTGTTGCATGACCTCAACCTTGCCGCATTGTATGCCGACCAAATAGCCATCATTGCCGATGGCAAACTGCAAACCTGCGGCACACCCGCCGAGGTATTGCGCCCTTGCCAGATTAAAACCGCTTTCGACGTGAATGTGGAAGTGATTCCCCACCCCGCACAGGCAGCCAGCCCGCTGGTGATTGCCCGCAAACCCGTCTTTAACTTGCACCCTACCGCTTAG
- a CDS encoding FecCD family ABC transporter permease: protein MLMESRARLTLLLLTGLLLIVFVLSLGIGAVAIPPLEVLGILAQQLGLPVASTFDPGHVSVLLDIRAPRVVLGIMVGAGLAITGATVQGLFRNPLADPGLIGVSSGAALAAVMVIVLGATWLQGISTLLGHYTLPIAAFIGSLGVTMLVYRLANIHGRTDIATMLLAGIAINALMGAATGLLTYAANDAQLRTLTFWSMGSLGNATWAQVLSAAPLLLLPIMALPFFAHALNAILLGEAEAGHLGFNLERIKRVLIVLVALVVGTAVALTGVIGFVGLVVPHLLRLALGPDHRFLLPASALLGSSLLLAADLLARTLVAPAELPIGIITAVIGGPFFLWLLSRYRTRSF from the coding sequence ATGCTCATGGAATCCCGCGCCCGCCTGACGCTGTTGTTGCTGACAGGCTTGCTACTAATCGTGTTCGTGCTGTCCCTTGGGATTGGTGCGGTTGCCATCCCACCGCTGGAAGTGCTGGGAATACTGGCGCAACAGCTTGGCTTGCCCGTTGCTTCCACGTTTGATCCCGGTCATGTATCGGTATTGCTCGACATCCGCGCCCCGCGTGTGGTGCTGGGCATTATGGTCGGTGCTGGGTTGGCAATCACGGGCGCAACCGTGCAAGGTTTGTTCCGCAATCCGCTGGCTGACCCCGGTTTGATCGGTGTTTCCAGCGGCGCGGCGTTAGCAGCGGTCATGGTGATTGTGCTGGGGGCAACCTGGTTGCAGGGCATCAGTACTTTGCTGGGGCATTACACCCTGCCGATTGCCGCCTTCATTGGCAGTTTGGGGGTGACGATGCTGGTGTATCGGTTGGCAAATATTCACGGGCGCACCGACATTGCCACCATGTTGCTGGCGGGGATAGCCATCAATGCGCTGATGGGCGCGGCGACGGGCTTGCTGACTTACGCCGCCAATGATGCGCAATTGCGTACCCTCACCTTCTGGTCAATGGGCAGCCTTGGCAATGCAACTTGGGCGCAAGTGCTGAGTGCCGCGCCGCTCTTGCTGTTGCCGATCATGGCCTTGCCGTTTTTTGCCCACGCGCTCAACGCGATTTTGCTGGGGGAAGCCGAAGCGGGGCATCTGGGTTTCAACCTTGAACGCATCAAGCGGGTGCTGATTGTGCTGGTCGCGCTGGTGGTGGGAACAGCGGTGGCTTTGACGGGGGTAATAGGCTTTGTCGGGCTGGTCGTGCCACATTTGCTGCGGCTGGCATTGGGGCCGGATCACCGTTTCCTGTTGCCCGCCTCTGCCCTGCTAGGGTCAAGCCTGTTGCTGGCTGCGGATTTGCTGGCGCGTACCTTGGTTGCCCCGGCTGAATTGCCGATTGGCATTATCACCGCTGTGATTGGCGGGCCGTTTTTCCTGTGGCTGTTGAGCCGCTACCGCACCCGGAGTTTCTGA